The Bradyrhizobium sp. B097 genome contains the following window.
CGCATCTCTGTGCGGCTATCCGGGGTGACTCCGCGTGAGGCCGAGACGCTGGTCGGCGGTTTCACTTCGAACTGCCCGATCTATAACACGCTAAAGCGTGGCGGGCCCGTCGAAATCACCTGGACCGTGAGTTGATCATGACTGCCAAGAAGTTGCATCTTGCTGCCTTCGTCTCCGCCGGCCCGGTCTCGGGCAGTCATGGCGGATGGCGGCATCCGAAAGCGGAAGGCGACCTGCTGTCCGCTGCCTACTACCAGAATATCGGCCGGTTGCTGGAGGAGGGCCGGTTTGACCTGCTCTTCATTCCTGACATTGTCGCCATTCCGGATACGCTTGGTGGCAGTCTGGACAGCCAGCTCCGCTACGGGGCCCTCGGGGCTCTACGGCTCGATCCGCTGGTGGTGCTGTCGGTCATCGCGGGCGCGACAAAGCACCTCGGGCTCGGCGCGACCATCTCCACGACCTACACTCAGCCGTATAGTCTGGCGCGCGCGCTGGCGACGCTCGACCATGTCAGCGGCGGTCGCGCTGCATGGAACATCGTGACCTCATTCCAGGAAGCGGAAGCCCGCAACTTCGGGCTGACAGAGCAGCTCTCGCGCGACGAACGCTACGACCGAGCCGATGAGTTTCTCGATGTCACGACCAGGCTGTGGAACTCCTGGCAGGACAACGCGCTCGTTCGCGATCGTGAGGCGCCGCTGTTTGCCGATCCGGCCCGGGTACACCGGATCAACCATGCCGGCAAATGGTTCAACGTCCAGGGTCCGCTCAATATCAGCCGGCCGCCGCAGGGCCGTCCGGTTTTCATCCAAGCGGGGGCGTCGGCACGTGGCCGCGATTTCGCGGCGCGCTGGGCCGAGGTCATCTTCGTAACTCCCGGCTTGATCGATGTAGCCGTCGAATTCCGGAATGACCTGCGTGCCCGGGCCGCGCGGTTCGGCCGCGATCCGGACTCGCTCAAGGTGCTGCCTGGCATCGTTCCTGTGATCGCCGACACCGAGAAGCAGGCCCAAGCGCTGCACGATGAGCTCTATGGGCTCGCCCATGCCGAGGCCGGACTCTCGACATTGTCCTATCATCTCGGTGTCGACCTCTCGCTGTTTCCGCAGGATCAGGTCTTGCCGGAGAACCTCAATGTCCCCGGAGTCGAGGGGCACTATCGCGAGGTCTCCGAACTCACCCGTCGCTCCGGTCTCAACCTCGCCGAGCTCGGGCAACGTTATGGCGCTGGGCGTACAACCAGCGGATTCACCGGAACTCCCGGCCTGGTCGCCGATCGCATGCAGGAGTGGTTCGAGGCCGGAGCCTGCGACGGGTTCATGCTGCAGATCCCTTATCTTCCTGGCGGCGTCGAGGACGTGGTGCACCGGCTGGTACCCGAGTTGCAACGCCGCAGCTTATTCCGCAGAGAATATGACGGCTCGACCTTGCGGGATTCGCTCGGGCTGGCCCGGCCCGTGAGTTGAATTTGTGAGGCTGCGCCGGCTGATCCTACAGAGTGCACCCAGAAGATCGGTGCAGGCTCTCTCTGTTCAACCAATTGGGTGAGACGGGCGTGACGACGTCCCCCGCATCACTCCCCGCTCATCAGGGCATGTTCGGAGACCCGCCGTTGCGTGTCATGTCGGGGCAGCATCGGATTGCCGGCTTCGCATCGTGTTGGATCGATTTTATCCATCGACGATGCAGGCTTGCGAATTATTTTTCAAACTTCGCTTGCGGACAGCGTGTCGATCGTTTGCATGTTGCGCTCATGCGCGGCCACGAATTAGATCGCACTGCAACAGAAGCGATGCCTGCAAATAATGGTTGAGGCACAGACATTCTCCATCCTCCAAATGGAAAATGTTCGATGCGCCGGTGACGCAGGCATTGGAAAATAAATGCAGGTGACGCGAATGAAGAACAATAGTTTGCTCGTAAACGGAATTGCGATCGCGTTGCTGGCGATAAATGCGGCACAGGCAGCGGATGCGCCAGTTTCCGGCGGCTCGCTGACATGGGGTGTCACGACAGAGCCATCCTGTTTCGATCCCCACCGCTCATCCCAGCAGGCCGCGTTCTTCGTCGCGCGCAACTATATCGACTCGCTGATCGCGAAGAAGACCGACGGCACTTTCGCGCCATGGCTCGCGACGGAGTGGTCGATTTCGCCGGACGGCAAGGAATACACCTACAAGCTCCGCGAGGACGTCGTTTTCCATGACGGCGAGAAATTCGATGCCGCGGCGGTCAAGGCAAACTTCGACTTCATCTTCAAGCCGGAGAATGCCGCAACC
Protein-coding sequences here:
- a CDS encoding LLM class flavin-dependent oxidoreductase, coding for MTAKKLHLAAFVSAGPVSGSHGGWRHPKAEGDLLSAAYYQNIGRLLEEGRFDLLFIPDIVAIPDTLGGSLDSQLRYGALGALRLDPLVVLSVIAGATKHLGLGATISTTYTQPYSLARALATLDHVSGGRAAWNIVTSFQEAEARNFGLTEQLSRDERYDRADEFLDVTTRLWNSWQDNALVRDREAPLFADPARVHRINHAGKWFNVQGPLNISRPPQGRPVFIQAGASARGRDFAARWAEVIFVTPGLIDVAVEFRNDLRARAARFGRDPDSLKVLPGIVPVIADTEKQAQALHDELYGLAHAEAGLSTLSYHLGVDLSLFPQDQVLPENLNVPGVEGHYREVSELTRRSGLNLAELGQRYGAGRTTSGFTGTPGLVADRMQEWFEAGACDGFMLQIPYLPGGVEDVVHRLVPELQRRSLFRREYDGSTLRDSLGLARPVS